A genome region from Raphanus sativus cultivar WK10039 unplaced genomic scaffold, ASM80110v3 Scaffold0083, whole genome shotgun sequence includes the following:
- the LOC108809086 gene encoding 5'-adenylylsulfate reductase-like 5, which translates to MDSRVPFLLLIIAVSSCFPSGFASSSPSVCNHEFELFRFDLDSKCPPSMYPTPPIEVDGDSLDRLMALNHDGNAYVSVLFYASWCPFSRALRPKFDMLSSMFPQIQHLAVEHSQALPSVFSRYGIHSLPSILMVNQSSKARYHGRKDLTSLIEFYEESTGLKPVQYVAEAEATTSLDARDGNLITWLRKGTSISEVYKQDPFLVLSLLFICVQIAIHVFPMAEPRLKALWASYVPNLNLERFGEVSQVFSRAIHMVDVRRLWLKLTLVKTRSFHERAKNARAWASSLASVSLGQTSSNQSS; encoded by the exons ATGGATTCTCGTGTTCCGTTTCTTCTCCTCATCATAGCTGTCTCATCATGCTTCCCTTCTGGGTTCGCTTCATCATCGCCGTCGGTTTGCAATCACGAATTCGAGctgttccggtttgatttagaCTCCAAGTGCCCTCCTTCTATGTATCCAACTCCTCCTATCGAG GTAGATGGAGACTCACTGGACAGGTTAATGGCTTTGAATCATGATGGAAATGCTTATGTGTCTGTGCTCTTCTATGCTTCCTGGTGCCCCTTCTCACGTGCTCTGCGCCCTAAGTTTGATATGTTGAGTTCCATGTTCCCTCAGATACAACACCTAGCTGTGGAGCATTCTCAAGCACTACCATC TGTCTTTTCAAGGTATGGTATCCATAGCCTACCTTCAATCCTGATGGTTAATCAATCTTCAAAAGCGCGGTACCATGGTAGAAAGGATCTTACATCCCTGATTGAGTTTTATGAGGAATCAACAG gtctcAAACCTGTCCAGTATGTGGCTGAAGCGGAAGCAACAACCAGCTTAGACGCTAGAGATGGTAACCTGATCACATGGTTACGCAAAGGGACTTCTATTAGTGAAGTATACAAACAAGATCCATTCTTGGTGCTAAGTCTGCTGTTTATCTGTGTACAAATTGCAATCCATGTCTTTCCCATGGCAGAACCTCGTTTGAAAGCGTTGTGGGCTTCTTATGTTCCCAATCTGAACCTGGAAAGATTTGGAGAGGTAAGCCAAGTGTTCAGCCGTGCTATTCACATGGTAGATGTGAGGAGGCTGTGGTTGAAACTAACGCTCGTCAAAACAAGGAGCTTCCATGAAAGGGCAAAGAACGCTCGAGCTTGGGCTTCATCGCTAGCATCTGTCTCTCTAGGCCAAACTTCATCAAACCAGTCCTCTTGA